A genome region from Arachidicoccus soli includes the following:
- a CDS encoding glycosyltransferase codes for MKISGFTIVRNAIQYDFPIVESIQSILDLVDEFVIALGDSSDETEQLVKSIDSDKIKIIHSNWDTSKYNKDGQVYAHQTDVALEACTGDWCFYMQADEVLHEDGIPIIRAACQKYLNDKNVDGFLLNYIWFFGSYDKYIDALHIAYPKEIRIIRNHPDIHSWRDAQSFRWIPNFDYKNYWQEENTRKLNCIDLNAWLYHYSWSRDPRCLVAKKAEQNHMHWGSDMEVKEPYFDYGNLSLLPDFKGTHPAVMNERIAKMNWNHLLRYTGEKPKELTRKFKLKYRILSFFENKILGGKLLFGFKNFKKIGKFGW; via the coding sequence ATGAAAATTTCTGGATTTACTATTGTGCGCAATGCCATTCAATACGATTTTCCTATCGTGGAAAGTATTCAATCAATTTTAGACTTAGTCGATGAATTTGTGATTGCTTTAGGCGATAGTTCGGATGAAACGGAGCAGTTGGTGAAGAGTATTGATTCTGATAAAATAAAAATTATTCATTCCAATTGGGATACCTCAAAATATAACAAAGATGGTCAGGTATATGCACATCAAACCGATGTGGCTTTAGAAGCTTGTACTGGTGATTGGTGCTTTTATATGCAGGCCGATGAAGTGTTGCATGAAGATGGTATTCCTATAATTAGAGCAGCCTGCCAGAAGTATCTGAATGATAAAAATGTTGATGGTTTTTTGCTTAATTATATTTGGTTTTTTGGTTCTTATGATAAATATATCGATGCCCTGCATATTGCTTATCCTAAAGAGATCCGCATTATTCGCAATCACCCCGATATTCATTCTTGGCGCGATGCGCAGTCGTTTAGATGGATACCTAATTTTGATTATAAAAATTATTGGCAAGAAGAAAATACAAGAAAATTAAATTGCATTGATTTGAATGCTTGGCTGTATCACTATAGTTGGTCTAGGGACCCGCGCTGCCTTGTGGCAAAAAAAGCAGAACAAAATCATATGCATTGGGGTAGCGATATGGAAGTCAAAGAGCCATATTTCGATTATGGTAATCTTTCTCTATTGCCTGATTTTAAAGGCACTCATCCAGCAGTGATGAATGAGCGAATAGCAAAAATGAATTGGAACCATTTATTAAGATATACCGGAGAAAAGCCAAAAGAACTTACAAGAAAATTCAAGTTGAAATACCGTATTCTCTCTTTCTTTGAGAATAAAATCTTGGGTGGTAAATTGCTTTTCGGATTTAAAAATTTTAAGAAGATAGGTAAATTTGGCTGGTAA
- a CDS encoding glycosyltransferase family 2 protein — translation MIKCALLISTYNWPEALSLCLESVRRQSHLPEEIIIADDGSTGDTADLIKDFEKRLNMPILHIWQEDKGFRKCEILNKAIAKVSQDYIIQIDGDVILEEHFIADHLKLSRPNSFVVGSRAMLSAKFSAHILQFKKLPSLFLLRKRSIGQLNSMRNSFLSRFLSTSYKVRGKNKYYAKGCNMAFWKKDIIEINGYNENITGWGCEDEELVVRLFKAGKKKLFLKMSGVLFHIWHKRVSRQNEDRNKQILKEALLQSNFKCDLGINQYL, via the coding sequence ATGATAAAATGCGCCCTCCTAATAAGTACTTATAATTGGCCGGAAGCCTTAAGTCTTTGCCTTGAGAGCGTGCGAAGGCAATCACATTTACCGGAAGAAATAATTATCGCGGATGACGGATCTACCGGAGATACAGCAGACTTAATTAAAGACTTCGAGAAGAGATTAAATATGCCAATATTGCATATTTGGCAGGAAGATAAGGGGTTTAGAAAATGCGAAATTCTAAACAAAGCAATAGCGAAAGTAAGTCAAGATTACATTATTCAGATTGATGGAGACGTGATCTTGGAAGAACATTTTATTGCAGACCATTTAAAACTGTCCCGGCCTAATAGTTTTGTGGTGGGTAGCAGAGCAATGTTAAGTGCAAAATTCTCTGCACATATCTTACAGTTTAAAAAGTTGCCTTCCCTATTTCTTCTTAGAAAAAGGAGCATTGGGCAACTTAATAGTATGCGAAATTCATTTTTATCTCGATTTCTTTCTACCTCATACAAAGTACGAGGTAAAAATAAATATTATGCCAAAGGTTGTAATATGGCATTTTGGAAAAAAGATATTATTGAAATTAATGGCTATAATGAAAATATTACTGGTTGGGGGTGCGAAGACGAAGAATTGGTCGTGCGTCTTTTTAAAGCAGGTAAGAAGAAGTTATTTTTAAAAATGAGCGGAGTACTCTTCCATATTTGGCACAAAAGAGTATCTAGGCAAAATGAAGATAGAAACAAACAAATACTCAAAGAAGCCTTATTACAATCAAATTTCAAATGCGACTTAGGCATTAATCAATATTTATAA
- a CDS encoding glycosyltransferase family 2 protein yields the protein MDNSHMIKCSLIISTYNWPEALNLCLQSVLKQSILPSEVIIADDGSKDNTRQLIDNFRPLFTIPLIHVWQEDKGFQLSKIRNKAIAKSNYEYLIQIDGDVILNKHFIADHLKIAKRDKVIAGSRALLNKRISDYVLREKTLPSDSFLKRNCEHKLNSIRIKALTNFLSNKYKVSGKNKHYVKGCNMAFWKKDIIEINGYNEKIFGWGSEDQELVARLIKAGKKKLSLKMSGIVFHIWHKTASKQQEDKNIQILKNALLQSNYTCELGINQYL from the coding sequence ATGGACAATTCACATATGATTAAATGTAGCTTAATAATTTCGACCTATAATTGGCCAGAAGCATTAAATTTATGCCTGCAAAGTGTACTTAAACAAAGTATTCTCCCTTCCGAAGTTATTATTGCGGATGATGGTTCAAAAGATAATACAAGGCAGTTAATCGATAATTTTAGACCCCTATTTACGATACCATTAATTCACGTATGGCAAGAAGATAAAGGGTTTCAGCTTTCAAAAATTAGAAATAAAGCTATCGCAAAAAGCAATTATGAATATCTTATTCAAATTGATGGAGATGTAATTTTGAATAAACATTTTATTGCAGATCATTTAAAAATTGCAAAAAGAGATAAGGTAATTGCTGGAAGTAGAGCTCTTTTAAATAAAAGAATTTCTGATTATGTTTTAAGAGAAAAAACATTACCGTCTGATTCTTTTTTAAAAAGAAATTGCGAACATAAATTAAATAGCATCCGCATTAAGGCTTTAACTAATTTCCTTTCTAATAAATATAAAGTTAGCGGCAAAAATAAACATTATGTGAAAGGTTGCAATATGGCATTTTGGAAAAAAGATATTATCGAAATTAATGGTTACAACGAGAAAATTTTTGGTTGGGGTAGTGAAGATCAAGAGTTAGTTGCGCGTTTAATTAAAGCAGGCAAAAAGAAATTATCTTTAAAAATGAGCGGGATTGTATTTCACATATGGCATAAAACCGCTTCTAAACAGCAAGAAGATAAAAATATACAAATTCTTAAAAATGCCTTATTGCAATCGAATTATACATGCGAATTAGGCATTAATCAATATTTATAA
- a CDS encoding glycosyltransferase family 2 protein codes for MELSVIISTYNSPEWLEKVLIGYSIQSYKDFELIIADDGSDTSTKVLIESFSNKFKQIKHVWHNDVGFRKCEILNKAIAASAADYLVFSDGDCIPRKDFLQIHFDRRKKNHFLSGGYFKLPMSISKTISSNDIETQNCFDLQWLKRQGLKNSFKNNKLSNSLFKTNLLNAITTTQPTWNGHNSSGWRKDILAVNGFDERMKYGGEDREMGERMMNNGIHGIQIRYSAICIHLDHSRGYVNEKDLTYNASIRKETKMSKATWTKFGIEKN; via the coding sequence ATGGAATTATCTGTAATTATCAGTACCTACAATTCACCGGAATGGCTAGAAAAAGTACTTATCGGCTATAGCATTCAATCTTATAAGGACTTTGAACTAATTATAGCAGATGACGGCTCTGATACATCGACTAAAGTTCTAATAGAATCTTTTTCAAATAAATTTAAGCAGATAAAACATGTATGGCACAATGATGTAGGTTTTCGTAAATGTGAGATTCTGAATAAAGCCATTGCTGCCTCAGCAGCAGATTATTTGGTGTTTTCTGATGGCGATTGCATTCCAAGAAAAGATTTTTTACAAATCCATTTCGATAGGCGTAAAAAAAACCATTTTCTCTCTGGGGGTTATTTCAAGTTGCCAATGAGCATTTCAAAGACTATTTCCAGTAATGATATTGAAACACAAAATTGTTTTGATTTGCAATGGTTAAAAAGACAGGGGCTGAAAAATTCTTTTAAAAATAATAAACTGTCCAATAGTCTATTTAAAACGAATTTACTAAATGCGATTACCACGACGCAGCCGACTTGGAATGGGCATAATTCTTCGGGTTGGAGAAAAGATATACTTGCAGTAAATGGATTTGATGAAAGAATGAAATATGGAGGCGAAGACCGCGAAATGGGTGAAAGGATGATGAATAATGGAATTCATGGAATACAAATAAGATATAGTGCAATTTGCATTCACCTCGATCACTCTCGAGGTTATGTCAATGAAAAAGATTTGACCTACAATGCTTCGATTAGAAAAGAAACAAAAATGAGCAAAGCAACATGGACTAAGTTTGGAATCGAAAAAAATTAA
- a CDS encoding APC family permease, translating to MSNTKKGGLLKSFGLKMAIIIVLSAIIGSGVFKKVAPMSEDLHSPALVILAWLLAGIIILFGVLSVAELGTMFPHSGGPFSWLEKIYGNAISFLYGWSCFTVVQTAAIASVAYVFAGALNTFIPLPHLSTAMENSSFLGLHLLNNIGAKIVASILMIGLTIVNIKGAKKGGNLSLVFTFLIVTCISLIVCTAFASSVGSWHTFETNAVDYPKEGFGFLAFISVMVIAMRSAFWGYEGWIALGFIGEELKQPEKTMPRALITGILIITALYLLLNIAYLYVMPIDELLHAIHLDENNIAAVVVVNKIFGDGGAYIVSAMILISTFGCTNATILVSSRIYYAMAQKGLFFKSVADAHPRNHTPHMALLYQCVWGCILVFSGSFDMLTDLVIIAAFVFYGLIVFGVIILRMQKKEIPRPYKTWGYPLVPIIFTIFCLVLLGISLVESPVKSLIGLLLILSGLPFYYYWKKNNKIISDQDVLDFDNQFNMTDN from the coding sequence ATGAGCAACACAAAAAAAGGTGGTTTGCTAAAGTCATTCGGTCTGAAGATGGCTATCATAATTGTCTTAAGCGCCATTATCGGTTCTGGTGTTTTTAAAAAAGTAGCCCCCATGTCTGAGGATTTGCATTCCCCGGCATTGGTTATCCTTGCTTGGCTTTTAGCGGGTATCATTATTTTATTTGGCGTATTGAGTGTTGCTGAGTTGGGCACCATGTTCCCACATTCCGGTGGACCTTTCTCCTGGCTCGAAAAAATCTATGGCAATGCTATCTCATTTCTTTATGGATGGTCCTGTTTTACGGTAGTGCAAACGGCCGCTATTGCTTCTGTGGCTTATGTTTTTGCTGGTGCGTTAAACACATTTATTCCTTTACCACATCTGTCTACAGCGATGGAAAACAGTAGCTTTCTGGGATTACATTTACTCAATAATATTGGTGCAAAAATAGTTGCTTCAATATTAATGATAGGGCTAACTATTGTCAACATAAAAGGAGCGAAAAAAGGTGGAAACTTGAGCCTCGTATTTACATTCTTAATTGTTACTTGTATTTCATTAATCGTGTGTACGGCTTTTGCCAGTAGCGTTGGTAGTTGGCATACATTTGAGACTAATGCTGTTGATTATCCTAAAGAAGGGTTTGGATTTTTAGCATTTATAAGCGTGATGGTAATTGCTATGCGCAGCGCCTTTTGGGGTTATGAGGGTTGGATCGCCTTGGGATTTATTGGGGAGGAATTGAAGCAACCTGAAAAGACAATGCCGCGCGCTTTGATTACCGGTATTTTAATCATCACGGCTTTATATCTTTTGCTCAATATTGCTTACTTGTATGTAATGCCGATTGATGAATTGTTACATGCGATTCATTTGGACGAAAATAATATTGCTGCTGTTGTGGTAGTAAATAAAATCTTTGGAGATGGTGGTGCTTACATTGTAAGTGCAATGATCTTAATTTCTACTTTTGGATGTACAAATGCGACTATCTTGGTTTCATCGCGTATTTATTATGCAATGGCACAAAAAGGCTTGTTTTTTAAATCAGTGGCAGATGCCCATCCGCGCAATCATACGCCGCATATGGCTTTGCTGTATCAGTGTGTGTGGGGATGTATTTTAGTATTCTCCGGCTCCTTTGATATGTTGACAGACTTAGTAATTATTGCAGCTTTTGTTTTTTACGGGTTAATAGTTTTCGGTGTTATTATTTTGCGCATGCAGAAAAAAGAAATTCCGAGACCTTATAAAACCTGGGGCTATCCTCTGGTCCCCATTATTTTTACAATATTCTGTTTGGTATTATTAGGAATTTCACTGGTTGAATCTCCTGTAAAATCTTTGATAGGCTTGTTATTAATTCTTTCAGGATTGCCTTTTTATTATTATTGGAAAAAGAATAATAAAATAATTTCTGACCAAGATGTGTTAGATTTCGATAACCAATTTAACATGACTGATAATTAA
- the ggt gene encoding gamma-glutamyltransferase, with protein sequence MKGILLATFSLILSQYLWAQSGDLSVIRNDAIQKTGIFSKGVVVCAQPIAANIGKDILEKGGNAFDAAIATQLALAVVYPQAGNIGGGGFMTARDAGGKLLALDFRETAPFQSSRNMYLDKNGNADMHLSQDGHLSVGVPGAVAGLFSMMLYAKLPFRILIQPAIDLARKGFSITAQQASLMNDFKVDFEKYNKGEIAFVKASPWKAGDILVQKDLANTLERIRDKGAKGFYEGTTAALIVAEMNRGKGIITLQDLKNYRTKFRKAVSFNYRGYDIISFPPPSSGGLLLEQMLKMVEPFSLNKMGFHSAKTIHLMTEVERRAYADRAKYMGDPDFWKVPDSTLVSDSYLKERMKTFDQNKATPSKKIAAGNMSETNETTHLCVADKEGNIVSITTTLNGNFGSRVVVKGAGFLLNDEMDDFSVKPGVPNMYGAVGGEANSIRPNKRMLSSMCPTLILKNNKPFMVVGTPGGTTIPTSVFQSIVNLIDFGMQPADAINAPKFHHQWLPDELFMEKGFNSNIIDSLEKMGYTIKMRGPIGRTEMILFKNGLMYAAADIRGEDSVAGF encoded by the coding sequence ATGAAAGGAATTTTATTGGCTACTTTTAGTTTAATATTGAGTCAATATTTGTGGGCGCAGTCTGGGGATTTAAGCGTCATAAGGAATGATGCTATTCAGAAAACAGGTATATTCTCAAAAGGAGTTGTTGTTTGTGCACAGCCCATAGCCGCGAATATTGGTAAAGATATTTTAGAGAAAGGAGGGAATGCTTTTGATGCAGCCATTGCTACACAACTGGCATTAGCGGTCGTATATCCCCAAGCCGGAAATATTGGCGGTGGCGGATTTATGACTGCAAGGGATGCAGGTGGAAAGCTATTAGCGCTTGATTTTAGGGAGACGGCGCCATTTCAGTCTTCTCGGAATATGTATCTTGATAAAAATGGTAATGCAGATATGCATCTTTCTCAGGATGGGCATTTGTCAGTAGGCGTGCCTGGTGCAGTCGCAGGATTATTTTCTATGATGCTATATGCTAAACTTCCATTTAGAATATTAATTCAACCTGCAATAGATCTGGCAAGAAAAGGGTTTTCTATTACGGCGCAACAAGCGAGTTTAATGAATGATTTTAAAGTAGACTTTGAGAAATACAATAAAGGTGAAATTGCATTTGTAAAAGCTTCTCCTTGGAAAGCCGGAGATATTTTGGTGCAAAAAGATTTGGCTAATACTTTGGAGCGTATAAGAGATAAAGGTGCGAAAGGATTTTATGAAGGAACAACAGCTGCATTAATTGTTGCTGAAATGAATCGTGGAAAAGGTATTATTACTTTGCAAGATTTAAAAAATTATAGAACAAAATTCCGCAAAGCTGTATCATTTAATTATCGTGGATATGATATTATTAGTTTCCCTCCACCAAGTAGCGGAGGACTTTTGTTGGAGCAAATGCTGAAAATGGTAGAACCATTCTCTTTGAATAAAATGGGGTTTCATTCTGCGAAGACCATACATTTAATGACTGAAGTTGAACGGCGTGCTTATGCCGATAGAGCAAAATATATGGGTGACCCGGATTTTTGGAAGGTGCCGGACAGCACACTTGTAAGTGATAGTTATTTAAAAGAAAGGATGAAAACTTTTGATCAAAATAAAGCGACACCTAGTAAAAAAATAGCTGCTGGAAATATGTCGGAAACTAATGAGACAACACATTTATGTGTTGCAGATAAGGAAGGAAATATTGTATCAATTACGACAACATTAAATGGTAATTTTGGAAGCAGGGTAGTAGTCAAAGGTGCAGGCTTTTTATTAAATGATGAAATGGATGATTTTAGCGTAAAGCCCGGCGTGCCTAATATGTACGGTGCTGTAGGCGGAGAAGCAAATTCAATAAGACCAAATAAAAGAATGTTAAGCTCAATGTGTCCGACCCTTATTTTGAAAAACAATAAACCATTTATGGTTGTTGGAACGCCTGGAGGGACGACGATTCCGACTTCTGTTTTTCAAAGTATTGTAAACCTGATTGATTTTGGAATGCAACCCGCAGACGCTATTAATGCACCTAAGTTTCATCATCAATGGTTACCCGATGAATTATTTATGGAAAAGGGATTTAATTCAAATATTATAGATTCTTTAGAAAAAATGGGATATACAATAAAAATGCGTGGCCCTATTGGTAGAACGGAAATGATACTTTTTAAAAATGGCCTTATGTATGCAGCGGCCGATATAAGAGGAGAGGATAGTGTTGCCGGATTTTAA
- a CDS encoding enoyl-CoA hydratase/isomerase family protein, whose product MIVDEAEAKEGYVKAEVHNQITTIEFYHPKGNALPSRLLAKLTQEIDHASHDDSTNVILLRSVQHEVFCSGAYFNELMEIKNETEATRFFMGFANVINAMRKCSKLIVARIHGKSVGGGVGLAAAADYAIALEGADVRLSELSIGIGPYVIAPALIRKMGLSASQIAIDAHLWRNSDWARRKGLYAELHPNKESMEESIERLLGSLSKNSNAANSALKRMLWEGCENWDQLLAQRAATTGKLLMQEQTQSFLGGFNKTVVF is encoded by the coding sequence ATGATCGTTGACGAAGCAGAAGCAAAAGAAGGTTATGTAAAAGCGGAAGTACATAATCAAATTACCACTATAGAATTTTATCATCCAAAAGGGAACGCATTACCATCGAGACTGCTGGCAAAATTGACGCAAGAAATTGATCACGCATCTCACGATGACAGCACAAATGTAATACTCTTACGTTCAGTACAACATGAAGTGTTTTGTTCAGGCGCCTATTTCAATGAGCTTATGGAAATAAAAAATGAGACAGAGGCTACGCGTTTTTTTATGGGATTTGCCAATGTAATTAATGCAATGCGCAAATGCTCAAAACTTATAGTTGCACGTATTCATGGTAAAAGTGTTGGAGGAGGTGTTGGACTAGCCGCCGCGGCTGATTATGCCATTGCTTTGGAAGGAGCGGATGTAAGATTAAGTGAATTAAGTATCGGAATTGGGCCATATGTAATAGCGCCTGCCCTGATACGAAAAATGGGACTTTCCGCCAGCCAAATTGCAATAGATGCGCACTTGTGGCGAAATAGTGACTGGGCAAGACGTAAAGGACTCTATGCCGAATTACATCCCAATAAAGAAAGCATGGAAGAGTCTATTGAAAGATTATTAGGTTCTTTATCTAAAAATAGTAATGCAGCTAATAGTGCTTTGAAAAGAATGCTTTGGGAGGGTTGCGAAAATTGGGATCAACTATTAGCGCAACGTGCCGCAACTACCGGCAAATTACTTATGCAAGAACAGACACAAAGCTTTCTGGGAGGCTTTAATAAAACTGTTGTTTTTTAA
- a CDS encoding carboxymuconolactone decarboxylase family protein — protein MNNLVENETFNNLVNLLNLKEYQIQPTAETLINTNARYIKDLKINVSNVLNNTQFLSSKETILLAYAVAVNEKNNLLKEAFANKAEETGITQEELAEVISLTSMMNVNNIYYRFRHFAHRDFYNNQPAGIKMSIMANPILGKETFELISLMVSAINGCELCVQSHETKLINEGTPESKILEAVKLGAVLKG, from the coding sequence ATGAATAATCTGGTGGAAAATGAAACATTCAACAATCTTGTAAATTTGTTGAATTTGAAAGAATATCAAATACAGCCGACTGCTGAGACACTTATCAATACGAATGCGCGCTATATTAAAGACTTAAAAATAAATGTAAGCAATGTATTGAATAATACACAATTTTTAAGCTCAAAAGAAACGATACTATTGGCCTATGCAGTCGCGGTAAATGAAAAGAACAATTTATTAAAAGAAGCTTTTGCTAATAAAGCAGAGGAAACGGGCATCACTCAGGAAGAATTAGCAGAAGTTATTAGTCTTACATCAATGATGAACGTAAATAATATTTATTATCGTTTCCGTCATTTTGCGCATAGGGACTTTTACAATAATCAGCCGGCGGGTATTAAAATGTCTATTATGGCTAACCCTATTTTAGGAAAAGAAACTTTTGAGCTGATAAGCTTAATGGTTTCCGCCATCAATGGTTGTGAATTGTGTGTACAATCACACGAAACAAAATTGATAAACGAAGGTACTCCGGAGAGTAAAATATTAGAAGCAGTAAAATTAGGTGCAGTACTTAAAGGGTAG
- a CDS encoding peroxiredoxin → MSNRILSIGSQFPQFNKKAAVSIEQGKEFKDLSNADLKGQWAVLFWWPKDFTFVCPTEIAEFNKKYDEFSDRDTLLIGASTDSEFVHAAWRRDHKDLKDLKFPMLADTSKSLAEELGILDEAEKIAYRATFIIDNEGIIRWVSVNDLNVGRNVQEVIRVLDALQTDELCPCNWNKGEATLTQQLDPSLN, encoded by the coding sequence ATGAGTAACAGGATTTTATCTATCGGGAGTCAATTCCCACAATTTAACAAGAAAGCGGCAGTATCTATCGAGCAAGGAAAAGAGTTTAAAGATTTATCAAATGCAGATTTGAAGGGGCAATGGGCAGTACTATTTTGGTGGCCAAAAGATTTCACATTTGTTTGCCCGACAGAAATAGCAGAGTTTAATAAAAAATATGATGAGTTCTCAGATCGTGATACATTATTGATAGGCGCTTCTACCGATTCAGAATTTGTACACGCTGCTTGGAGAAGGGATCATAAAGATTTAAAAGATTTAAAATTCCCAATGTTAGCCGATACCTCTAAATCTTTGGCGGAAGAATTGGGTATTTTGGATGAAGCAGAAAAAATTGCTTACCGTGCGACTTTCATTATAGATAATGAAGGAATCATTCGCTGGGTAAGTGTAAATGATTTAAATGTGGGCCGCAATGTACAAGAAGTAATACGTGTTTTGGATGCTTTGCAAACTGATGAACTTTGCCCTTGCAATTGGAATAAAGGAGAGGCAACATTGACACAACAATTAGATCCTTCTCTTAACTAA
- a CDS encoding S9 family peptidase, translated as MNKIKLLLFIGLLSLILSVNAQPYVTKYKWSKDGNSYFTINKNEIEEVSLPEQTMKIIVSTKELTPADSLKPLVLEDFNISNDGNKILIYTNSKKVWRYHTRGDYWIYDITSKKLSQLGKGLPIASLMFAKFSPDGYKIAYSSKHNMYVEDIASHKITQLTTNGSDRMINGTFDWVYEEEFGARDGFRWSPDSKKIAFWQVDARNIRNFLMIDNTDSIYSFVKPVEYPVVGQVPSAVKIGVANISSKKITWMKIPGDSREHYLPRMEWADDNSIVAQQLDRKQQNSILYLANSTTGIAKSFYKESNHTWVDIKSRWHDDNPMGWDWIENGKAFLWVTEKDGWRHIYRVDRTGKEKLVTNGPYDILDMIAVNEKEGYVYFLASPDNATQQYLYRTKLDGSGKAERLSPMDEEGTHNYDISPNGNYAEHSFSNANTFPIKDWVMLPSNKIIGQKPIIRSIPKDAPHVKYIHITTDEGVTMDASVTMPTNFDSTKKYPVVFYVYTEPAACTVKDSWGNGRDFLYDGDMQADGYIYISIDSRGTPSPKGTAWRHSIYKKVGILNIQDQYEAAKKVMQWPFVDTSRVAVWGWSGGGSTTLNLLFQHGDVYKTGISIAPVANQLTYDNVYEERYMGLITDADNTYKKASPITYASGLKGNLLLMQGSGDDNVHYQNSEMVINALIKYNKLFTFMEFPNRTHAISEGEGTREFLSNLYTTYLKEHCPPGAR; from the coding sequence ATGAACAAAATAAAATTACTCCTATTCATTGGCTTATTATCGTTGATACTTTCAGTAAATGCGCAGCCATATGTCACTAAATATAAATGGTCAAAAGATGGCAACTCCTATTTCACCATCAACAAAAATGAAATTGAAGAAGTGAGTTTGCCGGAACAAACCATGAAAATAATTGTTTCAACAAAAGAACTTACCCCCGCTGATTCTTTAAAACCTTTGGTTTTAGAGGATTTCAACATATCGAATGATGGTAATAAAATACTAATTTATACCAATTCAAAAAAAGTTTGGCGCTATCATACACGTGGAGATTATTGGATCTATGATATAACATCTAAAAAATTGTCACAGTTGGGGAAGGGGCTTCCAATAGCTTCTTTAATGTTTGCAAAATTTTCTCCTGATGGCTATAAGATTGCATATAGTAGCAAACACAATATGTATGTAGAAGATATAGCTTCCCATAAAATCACTCAATTAACTACAAATGGCAGCGATAGAATGATTAATGGCACTTTTGATTGGGTTTATGAAGAAGAATTTGGCGCAAGGGATGGTTTTCGTTGGTCTCCAGACAGCAAGAAAATTGCTTTTTGGCAAGTAGACGCACGTAATATCCGTAATTTTTTAATGATTGATAATACTGATTCCATCTATTCTTTTGTAAAACCGGTAGAATATCCGGTTGTGGGCCAGGTACCTTCTGCAGTGAAAATAGGTGTAGCAAATATTAGTTCAAAAAAAATAACCTGGATGAAAATACCCGGTGACAGTCGTGAACATTATCTCCCTAGGATGGAATGGGCCGATGACAATAGTATTGTCGCACAGCAATTAGACAGAAAACAACAAAATAGCATTCTTTATCTTGCCAATAGTACAACGGGTATTGCAAAATCTTTTTATAAAGAAAGCAACCATACCTGGGTTGATATAAAATCACGCTGGCATGACGACAATCCAATGGGTTGGGATTGGATAGAAAATGGAAAAGCATTTCTATGGGTTACAGAGAAGGATGGCTGGCGCCATATTTATCGTGTGGACAGAACTGGAAAAGAAAAATTAGTAACCAATGGCCCTTATGATATTTTGGATATGATAGCCGTTAATGAAAAAGAAGGCTATGTATATTTTTTAGCTTCTCCTGACAATGCAACACAACAATATTTATACAGAACAAAACTAGACGGTTCGGGCAAGGCTGAGCGCTTATCTCCCATGGATGAAGAAGGTACACATAATTATGATATTTCTCCCAACGGAAACTATGCAGAACATAGCTTCTCAAATGCCAATACCTTTCCGATTAAAGATTGGGTAATGCTACCATCTAACAAGATTATCGGTCAAAAACCTATCATTAGAAGCATCCCAAAGGATGCACCTCATGTAAAATACATTCATATAACTACAGACGAAGGTGTAACAATGGATGCATCAGTAACTATGCCGACCAACTTTGATTCTACCAAGAAATATCCGGTCGTATTTTATGTATATACCGAGCCTGCAGCTTGTACAGTCAAGGACTCTTGGGGCAACGGTCGCGACTTTTTATACGATGGAGATATGCAGGCTGACGGGTATATTTACATAAGCATAGACAGTCGTGGGACACCATCACCAAAGGGTACTGCATGGAGACATTCTATTTATAAAAAAGTAGGCATCTTGAATATTCAGGATCAATATGAAGCCGCTAAGAAAGTAATGCAGTGGCCCTTTGTAGACACCAGCCGTGTAGCCGTTTGGGGTTGGAGTGGCGGCGGTTCCACCACTTTAAACTTATTATTCCAACATGGCGACGTTTATAAAACGGGCATTTCTATAGCTCCTGTAGCCAATCAATTGACCTACGACAATGTTTATGAAGAGCGTTATATGGGATTAATTACAGATGCAGACAATACTTATAAAAAAGCATCGCCCATTACCTACGCATCAGGATTAAAAGGAAATTTATTATTAATGCAGGGCTCTGGAGATGACAATGTACATTATCAAAATTCAGAAATGGTCATTAATGCATTAATCAAATACAACAAACTATTTACTTTCATGGAATTTCCCAATCGTACACACGCTATTTCAGAAGGAGAAGGGACAAGAGAATTTTTAAGCAATCTTTATACCACTTATTTGAAAGAACATTGCCCTCCGGGTGCGAGATAA